The following proteins are co-located in the Rhodohalobacter sp. SW132 genome:
- the rfbB gene encoding dTDP-glucose 4,6-dehydratase, translating to MSDRDNQPMRIIVTGGAGFIGSNLILHIHELHEEMEVLNIDKLTYASDVGYLEPLKHSRRYHFKKMDLVERSAVRKIVQNFRPHGVFHLAAESHVDNSIKGPEPFVQSNVIGTFNLLEECRQLWFDEREPFGEHRFLHVSTDEVYGTLGETGSFKETTAYAPNSPYSATKAGSDMLVRSYHHTYGMNTVITNCSNNYGRHQHDEKLIPTVIRKALAHEPIPVYGKGENVRDWLHVEDHCRALVAVFNKGRAGEPYNIGGDNEWQNLELVQQICDILNREKGDGPDGDYKNLISFVTDRPGHDYRYSVDASKLKTELGWSPTQNFDALLTQTVNWYMEKYKA from the coding sequence ATGAGTGACAGGGATAATCAACCAATGAGAATTATTGTAACAGGCGGCGCCGGATTTATAGGGTCGAACCTGATTCTGCACATTCATGAACTCCATGAAGAGATGGAAGTTTTGAATATTGACAAACTGACTTACGCTTCGGATGTCGGGTATCTTGAGCCTCTGAAGCATTCGCGCAGATATCATTTTAAAAAAATGGATCTTGTGGAACGGAGCGCGGTGCGTAAAATCGTTCAAAATTTCAGGCCGCATGGGGTTTTTCATCTGGCAGCAGAATCGCACGTGGATAACTCCATCAAAGGACCGGAGCCGTTTGTTCAGTCCAATGTGATCGGCACGTTTAACCTGCTGGAAGAGTGCAGGCAGCTCTGGTTTGATGAAAGAGAGCCATTTGGGGAACACCGGTTTTTGCATGTATCCACCGATGAAGTGTACGGCACGCTTGGAGAAACCGGATCGTTTAAAGAGACTACTGCATATGCCCCCAACTCTCCCTATTCTGCAACCAAAGCAGGTAGTGATATGCTGGTTCGGTCGTATCATCACACCTACGGAATGAACACGGTGATTACGAACTGTTCCAATAATTACGGCCGCCATCAGCATGATGAAAAACTGATCCCCACCGTGATACGCAAAGCGCTGGCTCATGAACCCATTCCGGTGTACGGGAAAGGGGAAAATGTGCGTGACTGGCTCCACGTGGAAGATCACTGCCGCGCACTTGTTGCCGTGTTTAATAAAGGAAGGGCGGGCGAACCGTATAATATCGGCGGCGATAATGAGTGGCAGAATCTTGAACTGGTTCAACAAATCTGCGATATCCTGAACCGGGAAAAAGGTGACGGGCCTGATGGTGATTATAAAAACCTGATCAGCTTTGTCACCGATCGCCCCGGGCATGATTACCGCTATTCGGTAGATGCATCAAAACTTAAGACTGAACTCGGCTGGTCGCCCACACAGAATTTCGATGCGCTGCTGACTCAAACCGTGAATTGGTACATGGAAAAGTATAAGGCTTGA
- the rpsG gene encoding 30S ribosomal protein S7, with the protein MMRRKTAEKREVQPDPIFQDKTVTRFVNNLMRDGKKGVARKILYQAFEVIEEKTGEEPIEVFKSALSNATPVVEVKSRRVGGATYQVPIEVRQARGTALGMRWIIKASTQRNDKSMALRLGRELMDAAKNEGGAVRKKDETHRMAEANKAFAHFRF; encoded by the coding sequence ATTATGCGAAGAAAAACGGCAGAAAAAAGAGAAGTACAACCGGATCCGATATTTCAGGATAAAACGGTTACCAGGTTTGTAAACAACCTGATGCGTGACGGTAAAAAAGGTGTTGCGCGAAAAATTCTGTATCAGGCATTTGAAGTTATTGAAGAAAAAACCGGTGAAGAGCCGATTGAGGTTTTTAAATCAGCTCTGTCCAATGCAACACCAGTTGTTGAGGTGAAAAGCCGGAGAGTCGGTGGTGCAACCTACCAGGTGCCAATTGAAGTTAGGCAAGCCAGGGGTACCGCCCTCGGGATGCGTTGGATTATTAAAGCATCAACGCAGCGGAATGATAAGTCTATGGCTCTTCGGTTAGGTAGAGAGTTGATGGATGCCGCCAAAAACGAAGGTGGCGCAGTTCGTAAAAAAGACGAAACACACAGAATGGCCGAAGCAAACAAAGCATTCGCCCACTTTAGATTCTAA
- a CDS encoding sugar phosphate nucleotidyltransferase — protein MKGIILAGGTGSRLFPLTKVTNKHLLPVGNKPMIYYPIEKLTSAGIYEILIVTGTEHMGDVVNLLGSGKDFGCRFTYKVQDEAGGIAQALGLAENFVGDDSMVVILGDNIFEATLESALKNYPGSGGQILLQKVDDPERFGVAELSGDKIVGIEEKPEQPKSKYAVTGIYMYDSKVFELIKTLEPSERGELEITDVNNHYIKTGSMRYSILEGWWTDAGTHESYKIANRLAHKLR, from the coding sequence ATGAAAGGAATTATTCTTGCCGGAGGAACCGGATCCAGGCTTTTCCCGCTTACAAAAGTAACAAATAAACACCTGCTTCCCGTTGGCAACAAGCCGATGATCTACTACCCGATTGAAAAACTGACCAGTGCAGGGATTTACGAAATTTTGATTGTAACCGGCACGGAGCACATGGGGGATGTGGTTAACCTACTGGGATCTGGGAAAGATTTTGGCTGCCGATTTACCTATAAAGTTCAGGATGAGGCGGGCGGAATCGCGCAGGCACTCGGACTGGCCGAAAATTTTGTGGGAGATGATTCCATGGTAGTTATCCTGGGCGATAATATTTTCGAAGCAACGCTCGAAAGTGCATTAAAAAATTATCCGGGCAGCGGTGGGCAGATTCTGCTGCAGAAAGTGGATGATCCCGAACGTTTTGGGGTTGCCGAACTCAGCGGTGATAAAATTGTGGGTATTGAAGAGAAGCCGGAACAACCGAAATCAAAGTACGCTGTTACCGGAATTTATATGTACGATTCCAAAGTATTTGAACTCATCAAAACCCTGGAGCCGTCAGAACGCGGCGAGCTTGAAATTACCGATGTGAATAATCACTACATCAAAACCGGCAGCATGCGGTATTCAATCCTCGAAGGGTGGTGGACGGATGCCGGCACTCACGAGTCGTATAAAATTGCGAATCGCCTTGCCCATAAACTCCGGTAG
- the rfbD gene encoding dTDP-4-dehydrorhamnose reductase, with amino-acid sequence MKILITGAGGQLGREWMHFLENGEHQVHGFGSDQFDITDHTLVSKIMHEIRPDLLINCAAYTAVDKAEEEPETAYSVNDQGAENLARICRELRCKLVHFSTDYVFGGTQHDHEKMPEGYPESYPTDPQNVYGASKRAGELKIESEGGNWLIIRVSWLCGQFGNNFVKTMLRLSGERDELKVVDDQTGSPTYCTDLVNKTMRLVEMDQKGYFHISSEGSVTWYGLTRELLNQSGRLDLVKLKAVGSDEFPVVARRPAFSLLNCSKLKSAGLKPIPWKTGLKQLLNQLNKKKNIDEN; translated from the coding sequence ATGAAAATTTTAATAACCGGGGCGGGAGGACAACTTGGCAGGGAATGGATGCATTTTCTTGAAAATGGAGAACACCAGGTTCACGGTTTCGGATCCGATCAGTTTGATATTACCGACCACACTCTTGTAAGCAAAATTATGCACGAAATCAGGCCTGATCTGCTGATTAACTGCGCCGCTTATACGGCGGTTGACAAGGCAGAGGAAGAACCTGAAACCGCATATTCAGTCAATGACCAGGGTGCTGAGAATCTAGCCCGGATTTGCAGGGAATTGCGTTGCAAACTCGTACACTTCAGCACCGATTATGTGTTTGGCGGTACGCAGCATGATCATGAAAAAATGCCGGAAGGATACCCGGAATCTTACCCCACGGATCCGCAGAACGTTTACGGTGCATCAAAGCGTGCCGGCGAACTGAAAATTGAATCAGAAGGCGGTAACTGGCTGATTATCCGGGTATCATGGTTATGCGGGCAGTTCGGAAACAATTTTGTAAAAACGATGCTCAGACTTTCCGGCGAAAGGGATGAACTGAAAGTTGTAGATGATCAAACCGGGTCTCCAACGTATTGTACTGATTTGGTGAACAAAACAATGCGATTGGTGGAAATGGATCAGAAAGGATATTTTCACATCAGTTCCGAAGGTTCCGTAACATGGTATGGGTTAACCCGTGAGCTGCTGAATCAGTCCGGCCGGCTGGATCTCGTAAAACTCAAAGCGGTTGGGTCGGATGAATTTCCGGTGGTGGCCAGAAGACCGGCGTTTTCGCTGCTGAATTGCAGTAAATTAAAATCAGCGGGTTTGAAGCCGATTCCCTGGAAAACAGGCTTGAAACAGTTACTAAATCAGTTGAACAAAAAAAAGAATATCGATGAAAATTGA
- a CDS encoding EVE domain-containing protein gives MSKRQYWLMKSEPDAYSIDDLKRDGKIRWSGVRNYEARNSMRDEMNVGDRALFYHSNVKPPAIVGTMEVCSEPYPDPLQFDPESKYFDEKSSESDPRWHLVDVKFVQKFEEPVTRTSLKEDSFFDEMQLFKRNRLSITSVREEEYKKILEMAGTEEK, from the coding sequence ATGAGTAAACGACAATACTGGCTGATGAAATCGGAACCGGACGCCTACAGTATCGACGACCTTAAACGCGATGGGAAAATTCGCTGGAGCGGAGTACGCAATTACGAGGCCCGTAACTCCATGCGCGATGAGATGAATGTTGGCGATCGTGCACTTTTTTATCATTCAAACGTAAAACCGCCGGCTATAGTCGGGACGATGGAAGTTTGCAGCGAACCGTATCCCGATCCGCTGCAGTTTGATCCCGAAAGTAAATATTTTGATGAAAAGAGCAGTGAAAGCGATCCCCGATGGCACCTGGTGGATGTAAAGTTTGTGCAGAAATTTGAGGAGCCGGTAACCCGAACTTCCCTCAAAGAGGACAGCTTTTTTGATGAAATGCAGCTTTTTAAGCGGAACCGGCTTTCCATCACTTCGGTGCGTGAAGAGGAGTACAAGAAAATCCTTGAGATGGCGGGCACGGAGGAGAAATAA
- the rpsL gene encoding 30S ribosomal protein S12: MPTINQLIRKGRKSKKSKTTAPALQNCPQKRGVCVRVYTTTPKKPNSALRKVARVRLTNGMEVSAYIPGEGHNLQEHSIVLIRGGRVKDLPGVRYHIVRGTLDTAGVDDRKQGRSHYGTKKPKG, translated from the coding sequence GTGCCTACAATAAACCAATTAATCCGAAAAGGAAGAAAAAGTAAGAAGAGCAAAACCACTGCGCCTGCTCTTCAGAACTGCCCGCAGAAACGCGGCGTATGCGTTCGCGTATACACAACTACACCAAAAAAGCCGAATTCGGCTTTGCGGAAAGTAGCGAGGGTAAGGCTCACAAACGGTATGGAAGTGTCTGCTTACATCCCGGGAGAAGGCCATAACCTGCAGGAGCACAGTATCGTGCTGATAAGGGGTGGTAGGGTAAAAGACCTTCCCGGTGTTCGGTATCATATTGTTAGAGGTACTTTGGATACTGCCGGCGTGGATGATCGCAAGCAGGGAAGAAGTCATTACGGTACCAAAAAGCCGAAAGGGTAA
- the recG gene encoding ATP-dependent DNA helicase RecG: protein MKLTDLPKLNTKREQALNKSGIHTVNDLLYYFPRRYIDKSNIKPIQLLSQSDDAVSVVGKVDAIQVQGYKQKRRLEIRVTDGSGSVKAVWFRGWKYVVSQIKEGDLVSLFGKTKRYGQWLSMAHPDLEVLESKNEVEKYNTLIPIYPSGKHFSKAYITHKLIASWADRALDQMEISEFLPDQLLSEHGFKKIKEALRTMHQSQSEREARETLERFKYEEFFLFELAMARIKYKQRAKSDGPELKPGSLTKSFFNDLLPFELTEGQKSALGEIRDDVATATQMNRLIQGDVGAGKTVVAIGAMLMAVDSGYQATMMAPTEILAEQHFHTLQNFLKPLGLNIRLLVGGQKKSLREDILTDISGGNCNIAVGTHAIIQEQVNFHKLGLAVIDEQHRFGVKQRTEMLQKGSNPHLLVMSATPIPRSLAMTVYSDLDISVIKDLPGGRKPIKTAVRTDREREQIHRFLESTIAEGGRVYVVYPLIEESEALDLKDATMGFEKLKRRFPDIPIGLLHGRMKAEEKESVMSAFAEGRLSMLVATTVVEVGVDVPEANVMIIEHAERFGLSQLHQLRGRIGRGTRQSYCILMPDRKLSESGRFRLKKMVETTDGFEIAEADLKLRGPGDFLGTKQSGLPEFKYGDIVDDRLLLEQAKSDAWNIIKHDPELEQDKHSQLKPVFFDYFKKRAEYFDVG from the coding sequence ATGAAGCTTACCGATCTCCCTAAACTAAACACAAAACGTGAGCAGGCACTCAACAAATCAGGCATACATACTGTTAATGATCTTCTCTACTATTTTCCGCGCCGGTATATTGATAAATCAAATATCAAACCGATCCAACTGCTTTCCCAGTCAGACGACGCAGTATCTGTAGTAGGCAAGGTGGACGCGATCCAGGTTCAGGGGTATAAACAGAAACGCAGACTTGAAATTCGCGTGACCGACGGCTCAGGATCTGTAAAAGCCGTCTGGTTTCGGGGATGGAAGTATGTGGTATCACAAATTAAAGAGGGGGATCTTGTTTCTTTGTTCGGTAAAACCAAGCGTTATGGTCAATGGCTCAGCATGGCGCACCCCGACCTTGAGGTTCTCGAAAGTAAAAATGAGGTTGAAAAGTACAACACCCTGATTCCCATCTATCCATCAGGCAAACATTTTTCGAAAGCCTATATCACCCATAAACTGATTGCTTCCTGGGCGGATCGCGCGCTTGATCAAATGGAAATATCAGAATTTCTGCCGGACCAACTTTTGAGTGAGCATGGTTTTAAAAAGATTAAAGAAGCCCTGCGGACAATGCACCAGTCGCAGAGCGAGCGGGAAGCGCGGGAAACTCTGGAGAGATTTAAGTATGAGGAATTTTTTCTCTTTGAGCTGGCAATGGCCAGAATCAAGTATAAACAGCGGGCCAAATCCGACGGGCCTGAACTTAAACCGGGCTCATTAACCAAATCGTTTTTTAACGACCTGCTGCCGTTTGAACTTACCGAAGGCCAGAAATCTGCACTGGGAGAAATCCGGGATGATGTAGCCACCGCAACGCAGATGAACCGCCTGATCCAGGGCGATGTGGGTGCAGGTAAAACCGTTGTAGCCATCGGCGCCATGCTTATGGCCGTGGACAGCGGATACCAGGCAACGATGATGGCACCTACCGAAATCCTGGCTGAACAGCATTTTCACACCCTGCAAAACTTCCTCAAACCACTCGGGCTGAACATCCGGCTGCTGGTTGGGGGACAAAAAAAATCACTCCGCGAAGATATTCTCACCGACATAAGCGGCGGCAACTGCAATATCGCTGTGGGAACGCACGCCATCATCCAGGAACAAGTGAACTTTCACAAACTCGGGCTTGCCGTTATCGACGAGCAGCACCGTTTTGGGGTGAAGCAGCGGACCGAGATGCTGCAAAAAGGTTCAAATCCGCATCTTCTGGTGATGTCGGCCACCCCCATTCCCCGCTCCCTTGCGATGACTGTCTACAGCGATCTCGATATCTCCGTCATCAAAGACCTTCCGGGCGGACGCAAACCGATCAAAACCGCCGTACGAACTGACCGGGAACGCGAGCAGATCCACCGCTTTCTTGAAAGCACAATTGCAGAGGGTGGCCGGGTGTATGTCGTCTACCCGCTGATTGAGGAATCGGAAGCGCTCGATCTGAAAGATGCCACCATGGGATTTGAAAAACTAAAACGCCGCTTCCCCGATATACCGATTGGCCTGCTGCACGGCCGCATGAAAGCGGAAGAGAAGGAGTCTGTGATGAGCGCCTTCGCCGAGGGCCGCCTGAGCATGCTGGTTGCCACCACCGTTGTTGAGGTGGGCGTAGACGTACCGGAAGCGAACGTGATGATCATTGAGCATGCTGAGCGATTCGGCCTGTCACAGCTTCATCAGCTGCGGGGAAGGATCGGCCGCGGAACCCGGCAAAGTTACTGTATTTTGATGCCGGACCGGAAGCTGAGTGAATCGGGAAGATTTCGTCTGAAAAAAATGGTAGAAACAACCGATGGATTTGAAATAGCCGAAGCCGACCTGAAACTTCGGGGTCCGGGTGATTTTTTAGGTACCAAACAGAGCGGCCTTCCGGAATTTAAGTATGGAGATATTGTAGATGACCGCCTCCTTCTTGAACAGGCGAAATCGGATGCTTGGAATATTATCAAACATGATCCTGAGTTGGAGCAAGACAAACACAGTCAGCTTAAACCGGTCTTTTTCGATTATTTCAAAAAAAGAGCGGAGTATTTTGATGTTGGATAG
- the fusA gene encoding elongation factor G, whose translation MSEATTKTDPEIIDRIRRTRNIGIMAHIDAGKTTVTERILFYTGRSHRMGEVHDGAATMDWMEQEQERGITIQSAATHCIWKNHRINIIDTPGHVDFTVEVERSLRVLDGAIGVFCSVGAVQPQSETVWRQANKYKVPRMAFVNKMDRTGADFYNVVNQMREKLSANPIPVQIPIGAEENFKGVVDLINMQGIIWDDESLGAKYDVVDIPEELKEKANEYRKLMLENIADHDDALMEKYLMEEEISEEEISGAIRKATLARDITPVLCGTALKNKGVQILLDKVIEYLPSPLEVEAVNGVDPSDEKTKMKRNPDVNEPFSALAFKIMTDPYVGKLTFFRVYSGTLEKGSYILNSTTGEKERVGRILEMHANDKKDIDIVRAGDIAAAVGVKKVNTGDTFCDLEHPILLEKITFPEPVIKLAVEPKSKADAEKLTTGLVKLAEEDPTFQVKTDEETGQTTIAGMGELHLEIIVDRLKREFKVEANVGQPQVSYRETIAAPITHREVYKKQTGGRGKFADMEFEIGPIEHFEEYADDDKKVTLSEGFKFVNEIVGGNIPREYIPSVEKGFRESMKGGIQANYPVQNVGVRLFDGSYHDVDSDAFSFELCAKIAFRNSARKASPKLLEPVMKVEVITPEEHMGDVIGDLNGRRGIISKMDNQGDGAVVRASVPLAEMFGYSTDLRSLTQGRASYSMEFLEYVEVPQAKALEIIEEKA comes from the coding sequence ATGTCAGAAGCGACGACAAAAACAGATCCGGAAATTATCGACCGAATTCGCAGAACGCGAAATATCGGGATCATGGCGCACATCGATGCGGGTAAGACTACCGTAACGGAGCGTATTCTCTTTTATACGGGCAGAAGTCACCGAATGGGTGAAGTACATGACGGTGCTGCCACGATGGACTGGATGGAACAGGAGCAGGAACGTGGTATTACCATTCAGTCTGCTGCAACACACTGTATCTGGAAGAATCACAGAATTAATATTATTGATACACCCGGTCACGTAGACTTTACGGTTGAAGTGGAACGTTCGCTTCGTGTTCTGGATGGTGCGATCGGTGTTTTTTGTTCAGTTGGAGCAGTTCAGCCGCAGTCTGAGACCGTATGGCGTCAGGCAAATAAATATAAAGTACCAAGAATGGCATTTGTAAATAAGATGGACCGTACCGGTGCAGATTTTTACAATGTTGTTAACCAGATGCGTGAAAAGCTCTCTGCAAATCCAATTCCGGTTCAGATTCCTATCGGTGCCGAAGAGAATTTTAAAGGCGTTGTTGACCTTATCAATATGCAAGGTATTATCTGGGATGACGAATCTCTGGGTGCCAAGTATGATGTTGTTGATATTCCTGAAGAATTGAAGGAAAAAGCGAATGAATATCGCAAGTTGATGCTTGAAAACATCGCAGATCATGACGATGCGCTGATGGAAAAGTACCTTATGGAAGAGGAAATTTCAGAGGAAGAGATCAGCGGAGCGATTCGCAAGGCAACTCTTGCCCGCGATATCACGCCGGTTCTTTGCGGTACTGCGCTGAAAAACAAAGGTGTCCAGATTCTGCTTGATAAAGTGATTGAATACCTGCCAAGTCCGCTTGAAGTAGAGGCGGTAAATGGTGTGGATCCATCTGATGAGAAGACCAAAATGAAACGTAATCCGGATGTGAATGAGCCGTTTTCAGCTCTCGCATTTAAGATTATGACTGATCCATACGTGGGTAAGTTGACGTTCTTCCGGGTCTATTCCGGTACACTTGAAAAAGGTTCATACATTTTGAATTCAACTACAGGCGAAAAAGAGCGTGTTGGTAGAATTCTTGAAATGCATGCCAATGACAAAAAAGATATCGACATTGTCAGGGCAGGGGATATTGCCGCAGCAGTTGGAGTGAAAAAAGTGAATACCGGTGACACATTTTGCGATCTCGAGCATCCGATTTTGCTTGAAAAAATTACATTTCCGGAGCCGGTTATTAAACTCGCTGTTGAGCCAAAATCAAAGGCTGATGCTGAAAAACTTACAACCGGCCTTGTAAAGCTTGCAGAAGAAGATCCAACGTTCCAGGTTAAAACCGACGAAGAGACGGGTCAGACAACAATTGCAGGTATGGGTGAGCTTCACCTCGAGATTATTGTAGATCGCCTGAAGCGTGAGTTTAAGGTAGAAGCCAATGTGGGACAGCCACAGGTGTCCTACCGTGAAACAATTGCCGCTCCGATAACGCATCGTGAAGTATACAAGAAACAGACCGGTGGCCGTGGTAAATTTGCGGATATGGAGTTTGAGATCGGTCCTATTGAGCACTTCGAGGAGTATGCCGATGATGACAAAAAAGTGACACTTAGTGAAGGATTTAAGTTTGTCAATGAAATCGTTGGAGGAAATATTCCGCGGGAATACATCCCTTCTGTAGAGAAAGGTTTCAGAGAATCGATGAAGGGTGGTATCCAGGCAAATTATCCGGTACAGAATGTAGGGGTAAGACTTTTTGATGGTTCTTATCATGATGTAGATTCCGACGCTTTTAGTTTCGAGCTCTGTGCTAAGATTGCATTTCGTAACTCAGCAAGGAAAGCATCTCCAAAACTGCTTGAACCGGTAATGAAAGTTGAGGTAATCACACCAGAAGAACATATGGGTGATGTAATTGGTGACCTTAACGGACGACGAGGAATCATCTCTAAAATGGATAACCAGGGCGACGGTGCTGTTGTTCGTGCAAGTGTGCCACTTGCTGAAATGTTTGGTTATTCCACAGATCTTCGGTCTCTCACCCAGGGACGTGCTTCATATTCGATGGAGTTCTTGGAATATGTAGAAGTGCCTCAGGCTAAGGCATTAGAAATAATTGAAGAAAAAGCGTAA
- the rfbC gene encoding dTDP-4-dehydrorhamnose 3,5-epimerase: protein MKIESAPLQPVKLIKPTPFKDMRGEFVEMYREHMFREAGIHVDYVQDNISTSRKNTIRGLHYQLPPSSQVKLVMVPHGEILDIAVDMRANSSTFGEHFSTVLSAENRHMLYIPTGFAHGFAVLSDEATVYYKCSDYYNPELERGVRWDDPELDISWNISDPILSKKDLKLPLLKNLAEKDLF from the coding sequence ATGAAAATTGAATCTGCCCCGCTTCAACCTGTAAAATTAATCAAACCGACTCCTTTCAAAGATATGAGAGGTGAATTTGTAGAGATGTATCGTGAACACATGTTCCGGGAAGCGGGGATACATGTGGATTATGTGCAAGACAACATCTCAACATCCAGGAAAAACACGATTCGGGGACTTCATTATCAGCTGCCGCCGTCGTCCCAGGTGAAACTGGTGATGGTTCCTCATGGAGAAATTCTGGATATAGCAGTGGATATGAGAGCAAATTCATCAACGTTCGGAGAGCACTTCAGTACGGTGCTGAGTGCTGAAAACCGGCATATGCTCTACATTCCTACCGGATTTGCACATGGATTTGCTGTACTGTCTGATGAAGCTACCGTCTATTATAAATGTAGCGACTACTATAACCCGGAGCTGGAGCGCGGTGTGAGATGGGATGATCCGGAACTGGATATTTCATGGAACATATCCGATCCAATCCTGTCGAAAAAAGACCTGAAGCTTCCGCTTCTTAAAAACCTGGCAGAGAAAGATCTTTTTTGA